One Amaranthus tricolor cultivar Red isolate AtriRed21 chromosome 1, ASM2621246v1, whole genome shotgun sequence DNA window includes the following coding sequences:
- the LOC130808661 gene encoding uncharacterized protein LOC130808661, translating into MRDTCRGSVALVKVLWSNHVIEEAMWEAEDAMRRDYPWLFAQTYYLALSEVEPHREIQLKRFISKIMFMCTVAKQIYSSNGNVIFDGKIGMWPFISQEPAKRSSKNRRRGELETKPIRSITKEHMRVMLITNVIPTIRAKWPSMFSKDIIIQQDNAKPHIAPNDKEFVDEASKDGFNIQLVQQPPNSPDMNVLDLGFFRSIQALQFQKAAYNVRQLLKAVNLAFKNLNPQSLRFMFITLQACMIEVIKRKVGFDYHIPHMNKTKQAREGTLPDYLSVDKVLVFDSLQHLLTKVSVETIKELVQMIGFQGDVQVTEPQLQVTQGRINMDNNNQTASNT; encoded by the exons ATGCGTGATACATGTCGAGGTAGTGTAGCGCTTGTGAAGGTGCTATGGTCTAATCACGTCATCGAAGAAGCCATGTGGGAGGCAGAAGATGCCATGAGACGCGATTATCCCTGGTTGTTTGCTCAG ACTTACTATCTTGCTCTAAGTGAAGTAGAGCCACATAGGGAAATTCAATTGAAAAGGTTTATTTCTaagatcatgtttatgtgtACTGTAGCAAAACAAATATATTCATCTAATGGTAATGtgatttttgatggaaagataggtATGTGGCCTTTTATAAGTCAGGAACCTGCGAAGAGGAGCTCAAAGAACAGGAGgaggggagaattagaaacTAAACCAATTCGATCAATCACTAAAGAGCATATGAGGGTAATGCTCATAACCAATGTCATACCAACAATCAGAGCTAAATGGCCTAGTATGTTTTCAAAAGACATTAtaattcaacaagataatgcaaaGCCTCACATAGCACCCAATGACAAGGAATTTGTTGATGAAGCATCAAAAGATGGATTTAATATCCAACTTGTGCAACAACCACCAAATTCACCTGACATGAATGTGTTAGATCTTGGTTTCTTTAGATCTATTCAAGCATTACAATTTCAAAAGGCAGCATACAATGTACGACAATTATTAAAAGCTGTGAACTTGGCATTTAAGAATTTAAATCCTCAGTCTTTGAGATTTATGTTCATAACCTTACAAGCTTGCATGATTGAAGTCATCAAAAGAAAAGTTGGTTTTGACTACCACATACCACACatgaacaaaaccaaacaagCAAGAGAAGGAACATTGCCAGATTATTTGTCTGTGGACAAAGTCTTGGTTTTTGATTCACTTCAACACTTGCTAACTAAGGTGAGCGTTGAAACAATTAAAGAATTAGTCCAAATGATTGGGTTTCAAGGGGATGTTCAAGTCACTGAACCACAACTTCAAGTCACACAGGGCAGAATCAACATGGACAACAACAACCAAACAGCCAGCAACACATAA